From Struthio camelus isolate bStrCam1 chromosome 8, bStrCam1.hap1, whole genome shotgun sequence:
acacacaattgccTGTTGTTCGTGTAAGGCACAAAGCAAGAGGATAGAGCACAGAGCGCATCAGCTGTCTGACCATCGCTGAACCGTTGTAAGAGGCCTGACATCTGGAATGCAATGAGACTGGCGTCGTTTCGCAGTCCCTTCTAGCGAGTCCTGCTATAAACAGTTCAAATGAAAAACACTGTGCAAACAGCCGGTGTACTTGAGATTGTGATGCTGCTCCTGatgcttcatttctctctctgctgacaTAATTTTGACTTTAAAACCAATCTGAACAAGATTCAGattctgccaggctgctaaggatgATATAATTAGCTGCCTTCCTATCTTCTTATCCCCTTTTCTATTATGAAGCATTTATACAACAGACTCCTTAAATTCAGAACACCTCTCTTGTAGCAAACATTTGCTGTTAAGTGCCCTGAGCTTGGCAGAATAAGATTAAGCATATTACTTTGCCTTCAACTTACTTCTATCTTGATTTGCAGTAGGGTGCTAATATCGAGCAAATACCCATCATTCCAGACTGCCATGCATTCTGTGCTCTGGTTCACGTCATAATCAATAATTCCTGTGTCGATAACAGTCCCAGTAGCTGAAATGAAGTCAATGTCTTTATTTGTAGTAGGAATATTCCACTTTCCtaatggtttttcttttttccagagagTTGTGGTTGTGGAAGACATAAAACGATGGAAATCTATGCTTGAGCTTCCAGGGCAACCGAAAGAGAATCTGATTGAAGCTTTGGAggagctgaaaaagaaaataccttcCAAGGAAGTGTTACTTTCAACAAAAATAGGTATGTCCTGTTGCTTGATCTAGAGTGTGACTATTAGACTGTCTTGCATCCTTTGCTGCTCAGATTGCCAGGGACTAGCTCACAGgccttttttaagaaaagagtGTCACAGTCGTCTCAAAAGGTTTACCTGGTCTCTGTACAAAAAATTCTTGGTACGCAGCCTGCAGTTTTCATAACTCATACTGAAAAAAGTCAGCACTCCTTTAATTCTTCCCTGTACATGAAGGTTGCCTGCTTACTACTAAATATTGCATCACTCCTCCCGTGGCAGCATTTTGGAAGAGATTTTCACAGGCACGTCTGTGTGTTGTTCCTTCTGCTGCCATCTGCTGGGGGCATGGCAGAGTGCTCCCTTGCGGTCTGAGACAGGGCCTATGCATCAGACCTGGCTGAGTCCTCCAAACGTGCAAGAATTCTCCTCGTAACGCCCCGGAAGTGCTTAGTGCATTCTCACAAGGAGAAATCCTCAACTGATAGGCAGCTCCATGCAACTAACACAGCCCTATGCTTGACCGTGTGGGGACTTGGGGGGAGGAATAATGTGAGACCGCATGGACCCTGCCTTTCCTGTCTGTGAAGATCATATATGACACAGAGTATCTGAAGTACCCCAAAGCGAGAGAAAGTCATTTTGACCTTTGTTTGCCATTAGAGCAGCTGGATCTCTATTCAAAGAGCCCTCCTTGCCTTGGAAAAGGAGACAGGATctgcctctttcttcttccttctggaTTGTCATTTAGTTTGCCATTTTTAGCTCGTTCAGCCTTTTCCTGAGATTTTTCCCAGTGCTTCCCTGAGCACTGCTGGGCTGTAAGAAAGCCACAGAAGACCAACAGTGACATCTTCTGGCCAGTAGTGTTAACACCAGTCAGACACTACTGCTAGCGTGACAGGTAGGTCAGAAAAATGCCCAGTTGGAAAAggatctcttctttctcctctcaaaGGAAAGTCTCTTTGCACTGGCAGGCCCCAGTGTAGTACCTGGGGTGTCGGCATGCTGAACGAATTACTCATGTCAACTGGAAAGATTCTGCTTGGAGGCACCATGATGTTCTCATGTTAAAACATTATAAACATCACAGTGATAAACCTCACTGCCACATCTGCTTCTTTAAGGGGTTTtttagttaataaaaaaaaaaaaaaagtgtttcttgtaGACCAGTCTTACAAGATTACTCAATTGCTTGGTAATTGCTCAGGCAAAagtcacagaatggtggaggtcggaagacacctctggagatcatctagtccaacctgcctgctcaagcagggtcagctagagcaggttaccCGGGACCGTGTTCCACTGGGGTTTGAATATttcaaggatggaggctccataacctctctggacaacctgctctggTGCTCAGTCACCCCCAAAGTtattcagagggaacttcctgtgtttgtgcctgctgcctcttgtcctgtcactgggcaccactggaaaGAGTCTGGCTCAGTCTTCTTTATGCCCTCCCTTcggatatttatacacattgataagatcccccctcagtcttctcttcttcaggctaaacagttccaactctctcagtctctcctcatgacagatgctccagccccataatcatctttgtggccttttgctgcACTCCCTCTAATAGCTCCATATTTCTCCTGTActgtggagcccagaactggacacagtgctccagacaTGGCCTCACCAGTGCCCTGCAGGAATCACTGCAGAGGTCAATGAATAAAAACTTCAGGGTCTGCTCCTAGTGAtttcatgtttatatttatgcCTGTGCGTTGGTTATTGTGCTGTCACTGTCTGAATTACAAACTTGTGTGACTGCTTTAGCTCCACTGTAACATCACTCTTGTCCATTATATTTTGCCCACCTACCAAAGCTGAATGAGCTGTTGCTGTTTTCCAGGTCACACAGTGAATAAGATGCGCAAACATTCAGATCACGATGTGGCCAGCCTTGCAAAGGATGTTTACACAGAGTGGCGAACTTTCATCAAAGACCATTCAAACAAACCCTCAATAGAAGTCAGGAGTGATCCCAAGACTGAGGTTTTCAGAAAGAACGCGCGGAAGATGCTTTGCAAAGCCTTGGATCTAGAGGTAGTGTTCAGGTCCATTCATCTTCGTCTCAAAGAGTAACTTCCTGTAAGAACAAGTTAGACAAACCCTTTCCAGACATAGTTACTAAAAAGCTGATCCTGCCTGCAGGATGAGGACAAGGCTAATGACCTGTTCCTGTTTGCTTTGATTCTCAGCATGTCTGTATTTATAAGGAGCTTTGTTTTCAAgggagatttttttgttcttgacCAAGTGAACGTGTTTGTTTTAAGTGAGGTGTGTATTGCTCTCATTTACATAACTAGCAAATGGGACAGTTGCGTATCTACTGCAGCTAGGCTGCATAGGAGAAGAAGGAAGTTAGAACGCACAGTTTTCCCTGCTACTTATTAGCTGCAAAAGCAACACTGGGACCTTTTGGATGTTTTGTATTTAAGTAATTAAGCATGAGCAAATTGAAATCTATTGCAAAAACATAGAGTTGACATAGGCTGACAGTATATAAAGTGGTGCTAAATACCAGATCCCTCTGGTATCTCTACATAAGCAAACAGGATTTACTGAAAGGCTTAATGATCAGTTTGCTTGCTCTATGAAACTCTGTAATAATTATCATTTAGTTTATTCGTTAATTATCCTCTGAATGGCAAGTCAAGAGGTAGGCGCTCAAGAGTTTCAGAGCAAAGTTAAAAAGCTATGTGTTGTCAGCCATGAAAACAGCCTCTCCAACTTGTAGTTCATCTGGACCGAGGCAGAGCAAAAGGATGGGTTGCTGCGGGAAGGTCTCAGAATGGAGATTTTATGGAGAGCTTACCTTTCCCAGGCTGCTAGTCAAATCAGGTTTCTGGGAAACGTGTCTATGCATAGTGATAATGCTGGTGGTAAAGTGTAAACCTATGGGAGACGAGGATAGATATGGTACTATCCTAAAACAAGTGGTATTAGGGAGGGCGGGACCAGGCAGAATCACTTCTGAACAGAACTCACCTGAAAGTGTGGTAAAGAATACTCCTCTGGCTTGCAGCTACCATCATATGTGCAAATAGAGTTTACATCAGCAGGATGAATAGCATATATAAGCAGGGGAGCCACAGAGGCCCAGCAAATGCAAAGCAGGGATACCTGAGAAAGGGCTGatagaaggaggaagggagaatggGGCTGAATGGACACAAAGGGGCTTCTAGCGCAGCCCAACAGAGGGGCAAATTAAGCGAGGGGTAgcaaaaagagaataaaagaggGCAAAGGACTTGTAAGAATACTACATGGCATGCTGGAATCACCTGTATGCAAAAGTAGGGGAGATTTCCAATCacaaaaggcagaagtgaaattcaAACCCTTTCTGGATGGgcaggagatttttttctaaGCTGTGCTAAATTACAGGTTTTGGCGCACGTCGAAGCAATAACTACATAATTAACATTTAGCAAATCCCTTTCTGCATTCTTAATTACACCTCATTCAACACACACAGAGCCTACATTTCCCTTTATAGCACCAGGCAGGGTTGCCAAGTATTTGGCATGTCTTAGGGTTGCTGTTAGAATTGAGTTTCAAATAGTATCCAAGGTGCCTTATATCAGCAAGATCAAAAGTAAGCTTTATGGAGACAGTGGAGTGTAGCTTATAATTGCAGTCGAACTTGATCCCCAAAGCTAGTTGCAGATTAGTTTCCTGTTGTGATGGCAAAGTACTGCCACCCAGCTGGAGACGTGAACGTGTTCCCTGCTACTGACCACATTGCCTTGTTCCTTAATTGCTAGGGTGGAATTAAATTGCTCTGCCTGTTTCACTTGTGATGGGAAGTAGATTTCCTTGAATCTAAGCTGATTAATGAAGAAACTCTGAAAAAGCACCAAACTCCGATTTCAATCAGTTGGCCTCCTTATTAAATGCAAAGATCTAATTTTATACTTTGCTGTTTTCAGATTGATCACCCACTGGCTGAAAATATTGAGCGGGAAGCTTTTCATCTCTCTTCCCGTCTCATTAGTGCACCGTATCGCAGAACGGTGCGAGCTCTTGTCTTCTCATTAAAGCACAAACCCGAAATCCGAGCAGAAGTCAAGACTGGCACACTCACTGTCCCTGCTTTTGTACAGAGACATAAGAAGTGAGGTGGGGTGTGCTTGATGCCGAGTGAGAACTTTGTGTGCCTACATCTCTGCAGAACTGGGAACCCTTTCTGTCTTAAGAGGAGCACAGAAGTGCAGACAGTGCAGCTCACTTGGCACCACCATATGAACAGGACCACTGAAGACAGGAACCAGTGATGATGCAAGTGGTGCTATAAATCTGACCTGGTAGAAATCTATGTGGACTTCTTGCAAGACAAGTTTCTTCTACTATGCCATATATTTTCCTGCTACAGAGCCACCTTTGCTACTCACATGTCTCTCACTTTTACCACAGTTTGTCATACCTCAGTCTGGCTCCATCCCTGATGTGGATCTTCAAGTgtaaacagaaagcagcagctctgtgctgtggtGGCAAAAATACTGGGAATTCAAAGTGATTAGTCCAAATGAGGAGATCACCAGTGGATAACTGCATACTCTTAATTAGCGCTAAATCAGCcatgtctgctgcagctgggtTCTGAATGTGGCAAGAGGTggctgtttagccaagccagctgatttccctttgctgcatCCTTCCCTTTGCTCCGCTTTCCAAAGTTGGACAGCAACTGGGTTTCAGTAACTTGCTATCTATCATTTCATAGCCTCAGTGACCTAACAATTGTGGGCATTTTTTGAAGCTCTGGGGTGAAAATCAAAATGCCCTGGGACATAGGTGCTATCTAATACTTCTTTGCTGTTTAACGAATGGCTCGCTCAAACTTCTATACCTCATTCATGATTTAATTGTGGTGCTTGTTTGTACTGCAACatgaaaaaaaacttgaaatgaaaTTTCTAAATACAATGAACTGGTAAGGAAAATGCTCCTTGTAAtagcttttttcctccaaaaggaaCAAATGCTTCAGAATGATTGTGTCCATACAAAtttaagcaacagaaaaacagaaccaGAAACAAACTAGTTATTAAACACTGGAAATCTGGCCTTTCATTTTTACTCTGATAAGTAGAGTGCCGCAAGTCATCTTGTTCTCCCTATACTCCCCATTATTAAGGCTCTGACAGGCACAGTCTTTCTCTACTGGCAGTCAATAACGGTACTATCTGTTCGCAGATCATTGTCTGAGATCAACCTATCAGGGTAGAGAGAGCCAGATACTGGGATGCGTGAAACTTGCCTATTAGCAGTTGTGGGAATCAAAGTCTAGTATACCACCAAGAAGAGCCTTTTGATAAGTTGTGGACAGCACTTTTACCTCAAAAGAATCACTTGAGGACAAATAATGCAGTGGGACACCTATGAATTAGTCTTTATTCAGATCTTCATCCTAAAACAGTGGCGGCATGTGGTTATGTGGATCTGCTAAATACCTTTTGTCTGTACACTAAAAGCTAAAGAAACACCCTAAATTTGTCTGAGGTATTGAACTCTTAACTGTCATTAGATATTTGCAGGTTCTCTTAAGAACATGCAAACGTGGTGTGTTTGCAGTTAATTCCAGACTGCTTGGGCCGCTGCAAGACCGTTGTTACTGTACACGCAGTGAGGGTATCTTCAGACAGCTGACTTCTCTGAAAACAATGACATGCTGGCTGAGCCTGGACATACAGACGTTTCACTTGTAGACAGTTAAAGATAGCTGTGCTGGAAGCAGTGTGGGATTGAGGCAGACACTGACAGATCCGTGAGTGATGACTGTACAGATAATACGTCAATGAGGACTTTATAACTGGGCTTTAGCAAAGTTTGTGAAAACTCACAATTTATTTCTTACTAATAATCAGATCCATTTCCCACTTAAATAGCATCTAACTGCACAGCCATGACTTAATTCATGTGTCCTTGGACTGTCATGAAAGGGGTTCAAGATCAATGAGCATTTTAGGCTTTGCCTCCAGAACTGTGATGCCAAGACCTGCggtatttattttcagctttctgttcCTGGTGCTAGGCTGAGTTTTCTGTTCTGGGGTAACATATGCGAAAAGCAACAATCCTGAAAATAAGGAACTTCTGGTCCTGGTGAAAGCCAAGCCAGAGAAACTTCCCACACGGATCAGACACGTTAGGAGAACTTTGCCCTGCCTGAACACATGCTAGCATGGCTGATTTATGCTGTGCTGCGCATTGGTTTGCAAGACTGAGCGAGACCGCGATCTAGCGGAGGGACTAACGACTCCCCAAAATTGCTTGAGATGCACAGTGCGGGTAACAACACTTGAGACAGCACGATTGCTGTCTAAAAGTGAACTGCTCTGGAGAAATGGCAGTTCTCCCCTGAGAACAGCTACTCGGTGAGATCCACTTTTGTTTGTTACAGTTTAGCTCTGGGAACCCAGATAGGGAAGGTGgtgtggattctttttttttttttcctgatcttttaTTAGTAAACAATCTGGTGGAAGTGATGCCATTCATGACACAGCACTGTACAATTTAAAAGCAAGAGCTACGTAGCTACAAACAAGGCCCTACTAAGGCCCAGAGTCCCGCTGTGGTGTTTGTGATATGTGGAGGAATGGGACGAGCGTGGGGAATTCCAGCCTCGTGCTCAGggtgtattttaaaaaaacaaaaaatgaccaCATCTCAGCATTTGCCCGTTACTTTTCTAAGTGGCGCAAGCCAAAAGAGATAGCAGACGTTATCAGCAGGCATGTCTGAGAACCATTTGCTGTAACTGTCCAACCTGCCCAAACGTTACCTGGGATTAGTGTGAGCCAGGTATTGCTTTCCTGGACCTGCAGTCAGTGCGGAACAACATCTTGGAGCTACTTGTGAGCTCTTCTGCTCCACACAAGCTGCAATCTCAGTCTTTCCCATGCCGTCAGACTTTGTTCTGGGTTATAAGCAAAGCTCTACCATGCCCATCTTTTTTAGGTGACTTTTTCCATGTCCTGTCCTGGACTCCGACACCGTTCTTTGAGCAAACTTCAGGGAAgagattgtttttgtttatttgatctATTTTGCATGCCTTCAGCTCTCTAAGGCACACATTGCAGAGCAGGTGTTTTGGCTTCCTTCTCAATGTgtgctaaatatttttcttttgggaatTAACTTCAGGGAAGCAGGGTTACTGCACATCTGGAGAAAACTCTAACTTTTATAACTTCCCTCTTTTTAATCCCTAATATTTTTTGCACAACTTGTTTTCAAAGGGACTTTAAGTGTATAGTTCTGGGTCCAGCTCTTGCAACTTGATGATAAAGCTGGCGGTAACATTTGGGATGAAGATTCGCAGACTGAGCTTTGCATAAAACTGACTGTCgggggaaaatggaaaagatcCCTGAGGCTTGGACTTGAGAACGGAAGCACAGGGGGAAATgcagagaaaagagcagagctgGGAACACAAGGGAGTGGtataaggagaaaaacagaaaggaaggtgggaaaggaagacaaaagcaaagagaagaaatagcaatAGGACAAAATAGTGCTTAGTTTTCCCATAGAGTGATGCTAAACGTGACACTGGAATACTCCAGTGTTTGATTACTCAATGAAGACCAGAGTTCCCCTCTTCACCAAGCCTCCCTGTTGATAACATGTTCAAGGGTGGCCAGGGGACCTGCACAACTGCATTTATTTGAGCCTCAGGTTATCGTCCGAATGAGTTTGTTACACCTCAATGAAAAGCCAAGCGTGGCTAAGTATTCTTCGTTGCCTCTCTTGCCAAATGCAACCAGGTAGGGGAGATAGGAGCCTTGCGGCTTGTGGTTAAACCAATGGCCAACGCATAGTTTTGAAATTCTGCTTGGTGCTAGCTGGCCCGCGCAGCAGGCTAGCTGGCCTTGAAACCCCTTCAAATACAGTCTGCATTCAGGTTTCTCTGGGGGCTTAGGTCAGTTATGGCTCAACCATTcacaaatgcagcctctctggAGAGGGCTTTGTGCTGGGCCAGGATGGGCTCGGAAGCACAGGTACCTGAGCTCTTGTCTTCACACTGGGGAAACCATTATACATTAAAAAGAAGGGTGAAAATCTGGGCAGTGGCCCCCTTGGTGCTACATTTCTCCAGCCTGGTGCCTTTGAAATAGCTGGTTCCTTTTTTACAGAGGAGACGTTCAATCAAGGAGGCACGCAATCTGGAGGAAaggttcttcttttttccttttcttttcatataAGCCCAGCCCAGGCAAAAGAGTTCATAAAGCATATAAAGTCTCACTGCACCAAGCAAAAAAGGATAGGAAGCAACTTCTGGGGGTAAGTGAGAGTCTTCTGTTTGCTGCTGCCTGTACTGGGAACCCTGCTGGAAAGTGGGGGATAAAAGGGGGGGATCTGAGGAGcgcttggagagagagagagagagagaggagaagtcACTCCTGCAAATTCATTCCTGCCAAAGCCGGCTTTTGACCCTAGCTTCTGAAAGGCAAATCTGCTGGTTTTGGAaggcatcatttttttcctttccccatcaGCAAGCACAGCTAAGAGGAGCTTTATCTTGCTGCAAATTACGTGGGTGAGAGAGTAAGGGAGTAGACAAGACCCTTTCCCCATCCTTCGTAAAGGAGAGCGCACAGCATCTCAACATGTTTCATCTTTTAAGAGGCTCTTCAAAGCTTTCTCCACAAAGAACCCAAACTTTTAGATCTCATTTGCTTTCCTGGCAGCCCTGTAATATGAAAGGTTTGCTGGATCGGCCCTGGACCGAGAGGAGTTAAAACAAGGAGCCATCGCAGACATCTTGTACGTTCCCCTGGAGCCCTGATCATTCGAATGAGGTTTCTGGACATGCCCAGGACACAACCATCCTGGCTCCTGGCGGGAGGGCACCTTTCCTCCCAAGGTATATTCACACATGACAGCTCAGAAGAGCGCCGGAGCATAGGATGCAGCAGGAACTGGAGGTTGGAGCAGAGGAGGaactgaggaaggaagaaaagaagggataAAGGGAGGGAAAGATGTTAGGGAGTTCCCCAACCCGGCTGACCACAGCCACACAAAtgcttgctcctccatgcagcaCAGAGTAAGTATTGAATTTGGCTTGCTAGTATTACCTGAGTGTGAATGAACCCTCTCTCATGGGAGCAACTGTGCTGCAGAGGGTAAAGCAATGGCTGGAGGGCTTTCGTTTTGGCCATGCCTGTTTAAATACCTAACTTTTGCATAGCTGCAGGTATTGCGGGGTAAAACCCCCTGTTCAGGTGGATAAAACAGCCTCAGTCTCATTTTACAGGAGGGGAAACGGAGGTGCAAAGGTGATTTGATATGCCTAAGGATGCAAAAAAGGGAAGCCCATGGCAGGATTAGGCTGCAATTACTGATGCTCTGATTCCTGCACTGGCAGTCCGCTGAGCAACATTTATGGTCTCTGTCAATTAGACTAGATTATGGAGAATCCTTGCTAATTctatattattatatacaaagtGGTTATCTCCCTATAAAGGGTGCCCCTATATACGTGGCAGATGTTCTTCCCCGAGCACGGCCAACTCAAATGGCAAAACCCATTTCTCCTGCGGCCAATATTTTGCCTAAGCGGAAATGTTCACAGTCCAAACACCGCAGGCTTGTCCTAGGCTGAGGGAGGCAGAGCCAGGGGCGAGGGAAGGCACCAGCAAGTTCGACCCCTCCGTCCCCCCCCAACGCACCAGGTTGCAGGGCCTGAAACATCTGAAGGACAGGCTGGGCGACGGCTGGCGGCTGTAGACCCTGCTGCAGAAAGCCCTGCAGACCCCCGGGAGACGCCTGGACGAGGTTGTTGGTAGCACGGCTCCTGGGGTGGCGCGTGCCGAGGGGGTTAATCCCAGCAGAGCGGCTTGGTCAGGCTCAGCCACGGGATTTGGCAGGCGCTGGGCATTTATTTCATTTACCAACCTGTCCCCCAAGGTCAGAGCTCTCCCGTCCTTTGAACCTACCTGCTTTCTGCCTCTAGAAGACTGAGCTGCAGCATGGGGAGAAGGCTTCAGTTTTCTCCTCAGTAAATATAACCTAGCACTGTGACACCAGCGAGACGGACCAAGGAACGACAGAGCCCTACACTGGCTCAGCGGCATCTCCGCGTCCCACTGTGAGCACTGTGTCCGTTCATGGAAACCGACCCCAGAGCCAATGCTGCCGTGACCCACACTTAGCGCCGGCAGCCCAGCACGTGATGACCTTGCTCATACCCAAATCATCCCCTTCTCCTGGTGGAGAAGAAGCAAGAGGCATTACTGGCCCCATGCACGCGCTTCCACTACAGAGGCGCTGCAAGAAGCTCCAAATCCAGCCACAAAGTCCTGCAGCTGCGAGACCAGCCGCCCACCAGCTTCGCCTCtgcccccagggccccgggagcgAGGCGGGAGGCTAGCACCTTATTTACCGTCACTGCGTTTTTACTTGTTGGTATGCTCGAGCCACAGTGTTTACCAGGCGGCAGGGCTGCCGACCTGCTGCCTCCTCGGCTGCgcctggcagccaggggctccggCATGTGCCTGCACCCCCAGGTGGAAACACCACAACTTCGGGCTGAAATTGCATCCTTGGTTTGCTGGGGAGGTTTCGGTTTGCGGTCGAGGTCAAAGGAGCTGGAGGCTCCTGTTTCCTTTATTATTTGCCTGTATCCCAGCCCCATGGAGAGCTTCAGTCCAAGCCGAGCCCTCTGCACTCTGCCCCCCTGTTTCAGACCCAGAATGGAAGGATAAATCCCAGGGATCCTGCGGGGTGGCTGGCGGATGGCGCCAGGGCACGGCTGCGCGCCGGCTCAGGGGACGGCCGCAGGACGGACCCGCTCCCCAGGCACTGATGTGGCAGCTGGGGCTTTTGGGGGGGGACGGAGGGCACGGCTATCCCATCGGAGCGTGACCCGAGCACTGGAAACCGGTCAGCGCGAGCGCGACGATGAGCAGAGCGGAGCGAGGCCGCTGGGCGCCTCCGCGCACCCTCGCGCAGCCCCGCGTCCCCCGGCAAGCGCAGAGACCTCTGCCCGCCCAGGTCAGTGTCGCGGAGCTGTTTCCATCCGTAGGTGCCTCTTCCGCACAGCACACTGGGCTGCTGCACACCGCGAGGGCTCCAAGCCACGAGGACACACGTGTCGGGAATGAAAACATCCCCGGATATCCACGGGAGCGGTCGGGGCCGTGCCTGCGAAGCCCGGCGCGATGCTGCAAGCCGAAAGTGCTGCTCAGAGGCGTGTGCGGAGCTCCGCTCCCGCGCTGATGCCACTGGCTGTCACGAGCGCGCCAGTTCTCTGCGCCCCGTCCCGGGCTGCAGGCAGGAAACTTAAAACAcacaaatacttctcggagcagAGGAACGAGGGCAAGGAGGAAGGGCTCTCTCAAGGACAGACGTGGAAGTCGtttaaatagatatatttttttcctctttcctagcAAGAGCCTGAGGTGGGGGAACAGATCAGCTGCCGCATCTGTGACGCGAAGCCAAATACCACGGATGTCCTGAGGGTTCGTTGCAAGAGCGCGGATGGGAAAGGCCTCCgagcgccccggccgcgggggctgcctggccattttatttttattttaaaagaaaagctgagaatcAGCAGAATCTAAATACGCCGCTCAGGCCACAGAAATTGCAGGCGAGCAGCACATGTGACACCTCTGCTTAAGGACGCTTTGGGATATCATTTGTTTTTATGACCAGGTTAGCGCGGAAACCTGGACATTACAAACCGTTCCTGGAACGAGAGGGCCAGCGTGAGTCGCTGCCTTGACTCTGCGAGACCTGCCTGCGCGACGCTGGCCTTTCAGATGTGAGGCCGGCCCATCAAAgagctgctgtaataaaaaatatatatatcataaaTTGCACCATTTATAGAGCGTCTAGCACCCACCAGGTCTCGCAAACTGGAGACGGGGCCAGCGCCACGCGCgctcgccggccccggggctgcagggAC
This genomic window contains:
- the TCEANC2 gene encoding transcription elongation factor A N-terminal and central domain-containing protein 2 isoform X1; its protein translation is MERFVVRGARVAGRPRGAAPAAAYRQVTLESLKRVVVVEDIKRWKSMLELPGQPKENLIEALEELKKKIPSKEVLLSTKIGHTVNKMRKHSDHDVASLAKDVYTEWRTFIKDHSNKPSIEVRSDPKTEVFRKNARKMLCKALDLEIDHPLAENIEREAFHLSSRLISAPYRRTVRALVFSLKHKPEIRAEVKTGTLTVPAFVQRHKK
- the TCEANC2 gene encoding transcription elongation factor A N-terminal and central domain-containing protein 2 isoform X2, encoding MERFVVRGARVAGRPRGAAPAAAYRQVTLESLKAVVVVEDIKRWKSMLELPGQPKENLIEALEELKKKIPSKEVLLSTKIGHTVNKMRKHSDHDVASLAKDVYTEWRTFIKDHSNKPSIEVRSDPKTEVFRKNARKMLCKALDLEIDHPLAENIEREAFHLSSRLISAPYRRTVRALVFSLKHKPEIRAEVKTGTLTVPAFVQRHKK